A stretch of Geomonas oryzisoli DNA encodes these proteins:
- the pilQ gene encoding type IV pilus secretin family protein produces the protein MTMYQSRILCHAMALIVLLTVSAGCVKRMSATNEAAPAEASAFGTLRSVTVSPDGASVELTSDKPLTYTSYKGGEPAKIIVDISQTEPGAVTSPIEVNRGSVKRIDVERQPIGGSVLTRVSLVLARDVDFSVATDPASKNKLQITLPKEAEAKSEPVEVREAPIAEPRIEEKTLVADAAAKSQPSQASDAPVVPAPPAQAVANTAAKAAQAPHKDVDAGGAPRLNAVLTAADGVELSVQGGVETFNSFKLAKPDRIVVDLFKVKNALSVNVIPVGAFGVANARVGSTPDKVRVVLDASGEGLPGFEVVKSDLGVKIKLKAKASTTASAPAPTPAPAPAPAPAPAPAPAPVAKPAPVANMKSEVPPGRHVKGALEAVDFKVVDGVSRISLKLFGTCEPGEPVRGPQGLTLTINNCQVPKPLQRAMDTSKFGSPVLSVTPYQVKVKGGYLTKIAVKLHGNPEYTTSRKGGILTWDIVNPGPAVPAKLPQAPAAKPKAHEAADELAAPARSDDQMTEISGNVEKRSVKKVYKGRRVTLEFSDADIRKIFQLIAEVSNLNFLIADDVTGTISIKLVNVPWDQALDVILEAKGLAMVQQGNIVQIKPRSKMTNQADEELAAKKASERMMELKTAVFEVNYAAVDEVAQQFGMLKSDRGIITKDPRTSRVIVKDIQPALDDMRALLKTLDAPEKQVMIEARIVEATSTFTRDLGVQWGLSYRDASASVANINNVETTFGGVVSTAGPGATGSGGLGLGMSFGKLTSNVQLDMRIAAAATIGQVKIISTPKVVTLNNKAAKISQGQSIPYQTTSAEGTKTEFVEAALTLEVTPHITADGSVSMKIKASNNSPGTGSPPPINKKEATTELVVSNGDTTVIGGIYVDSDTDSDTGVPFLADIPLLGWLFKSNSKQKTKTELLIFITPKIVI, from the coding sequence ATGACCATGTATCAGAGCAGAATACTTTGTCATGCCATGGCCCTCATCGTCCTGTTGACGGTTTCTGCCGGCTGTGTCAAGAGGATGAGCGCCACAAACGAGGCTGCTCCCGCCGAGGCATCGGCTTTCGGCACACTGCGCTCCGTGACCGTGTCGCCCGACGGTGCCAGCGTGGAGTTGACCAGCGACAAGCCCTTGACCTACACCTCGTACAAGGGGGGGGAACCGGCCAAGATCATCGTCGACATCTCCCAGACCGAGCCGGGGGCTGTTACCTCTCCTATCGAAGTGAACCGCGGCAGCGTCAAACGCATCGACGTGGAACGCCAGCCCATTGGAGGCAGCGTGCTGACGCGGGTTTCCCTCGTGCTCGCCCGTGATGTGGATTTCTCGGTCGCTACCGATCCCGCCAGCAAGAACAAGCTCCAGATCACCCTGCCGAAAGAGGCCGAGGCGAAGAGCGAACCGGTGGAGGTGAGGGAAGCCCCGATAGCGGAGCCGCGCATCGAGGAGAAGACATTGGTGGCTGACGCAGCCGCGAAGAGCCAGCCTTCCCAGGCGAGCGATGCGCCGGTTGTTCCCGCGCCACCCGCCCAGGCCGTTGCAAATACCGCCGCCAAGGCAGCTCAGGCCCCCCATAAGGACGTCGACGCCGGCGGTGCGCCCCGGCTCAACGCGGTCCTCACCGCCGCTGACGGCGTTGAACTCTCGGTCCAGGGAGGGGTGGAAACCTTTAACTCCTTCAAGCTTGCCAAGCCGGACCGCATCGTGGTCGACCTTTTCAAGGTGAAGAACGCGCTCTCTGTAAACGTGATTCCCGTCGGCGCCTTTGGCGTCGCCAACGCCCGCGTCGGTTCCACCCCCGACAAGGTTCGCGTGGTATTGGACGCTTCCGGAGAGGGGCTCCCCGGTTTCGAAGTGGTCAAGAGCGACCTTGGCGTGAAGATCAAGCTGAAGGCAAAGGCATCGACGACGGCCTCTGCTCCTGCACCGACACCGGCTCCGGCACCGGCACCGGCCCCTGCTCCTGCTCCGGCACCGGCACCGGTTGCCAAGCCCGCGCCGGTTGCCAACATGAAGTCCGAGGTCCCGCCGGGGCGCCATGTGAAGGGGGCGCTTGAGGCGGTAGACTTCAAGGTTGTGGACGGCGTTTCGCGCATCTCCCTCAAGCTCTTCGGCACCTGTGAACCGGGCGAGCCGGTGCGCGGTCCCCAGGGGCTCACTCTTACCATCAACAACTGCCAGGTGCCCAAGCCCCTGCAAAGGGCCATGGACACCTCCAAGTTCGGCTCTCCGGTCCTTTCCGTGACCCCCTATCAGGTGAAGGTCAAAGGTGGTTACCTCACCAAGATCGCAGTCAAGCTGCACGGCAACCCCGAGTACACGACCAGCCGCAAGGGTGGCATTCTCACCTGGGACATCGTGAATCCGGGGCCGGCCGTGCCGGCTAAACTGCCGCAGGCTCCGGCTGCCAAGCCCAAGGCGCACGAGGCTGCCGACGAACTGGCTGCTCCGGCACGCTCCGATGACCAGATGACGGAGATCTCCGGAAATGTCGAGAAGCGCAGCGTTAAGAAGGTGTACAAGGGGAGGAGGGTGACCCTCGAGTTCTCCGACGCGGACATCCGGAAGATCTTCCAGTTGATCGCTGAGGTGAGCAACTTGAACTTCCTGATCGCCGACGACGTCACCGGCACCATCAGCATCAAGCTGGTAAACGTCCCTTGGGACCAGGCGCTGGACGTGATCCTGGAGGCCAAAGGGCTCGCCATGGTGCAGCAGGGCAACATCGTCCAGATCAAACCGCGCAGCAAGATGACCAACCAGGCTGACGAGGAACTGGCCGCGAAGAAGGCATCCGAGCGCATGATGGAGCTTAAGACCGCAGTTTTCGAGGTGAACTACGCAGCGGTAGACGAGGTCGCCCAGCAGTTCGGCATGCTGAAGAGTGACCGCGGCATCATCACCAAGGACCCGCGTACCAGCCGGGTCATCGTCAAGGACATTCAGCCTGCGCTGGACGACATGAGGGCGTTACTGAAGACTCTGGACGCCCCCGAGAAGCAGGTCATGATCGAGGCGCGCATCGTTGAAGCGACTTCCACCTTCACCCGCGATCTCGGCGTGCAGTGGGGGCTCTCCTACAGGGACGCTTCCGCGTCGGTAGCGAACATCAACAACGTTGAGACCACCTTCGGTGGCGTCGTTTCCACTGCCGGCCCTGGTGCCACTGGCTCCGGAGGCCTCGGCCTCGGCATGTCCTTCGGCAAGCTCACCAGTAACGTACAGCTCGACATGAGGATAGCGGCGGCCGCGACCATCGGCCAGGTAAAGATCATCTCCACCCCGAAAGTGGTCACGCTGAACAACAAGGCAGCCAAGATCTCCCAGGGGCAGTCGATCCCGTACCAGACTACCTCCGCCGAGGGTACCAAGACCGAGTTCGTTGAGGCGGCGCTTACCCTCGAGGTTACGCCGCACATCACCGCCGACGGGTCCGTCAGCATGAAGATCAAGGCGAGCAACAACTCCCCCGGTACCGGCTCGCCGCCGCCGATCAACAAGAAGGAAGCGACCACGGAACTCGTGGTTTCCAACGGCGACACCACCGTCATCGGTGGCATCTACGTGGACAGCGATACCGATTCCGATACCGGTGTGCCGTTCCTCGCCGACATCCCGCTGCTCGGGTGGCTCTTCAAGTCGAACTCCAAGCAGAAAACCAAGACCGAACTGTTGATCTTCATTACGCCGAAGATTGTAATTTAA
- a CDS encoding pilus assembly protein PilP, producing the protein MLINRNSGLLLLLALALLAGCKKEEAPAPASPPPQTEPKPAPKPAVPVQQQLSSVAKTGGALTFKKDPFKPFLVPAAPAAPAATAGAGRPRVPAAELLPIQSFEVSKFKVAGIIAGLRENKALVIDPTGKGYVVQVGMQIGNANGRISRITASTVEVVERSGRKSKTIVLTLAKKR; encoded by the coding sequence ATGCTAATAAACCGAAATAGCGGGCTGCTGTTGCTGCTGGCGCTTGCGCTTTTGGCCGGCTGCAAGAAGGAGGAGGCCCCCGCGCCTGCCTCCCCGCCGCCTCAGACAGAGCCTAAGCCAGCACCCAAGCCTGCCGTGCCGGTGCAGCAGCAGCTTTCCTCGGTGGCGAAAACGGGCGGTGCCCTCACGTTCAAAAAGGACCCCTTCAAGCCGTTTCTGGTGCCTGCCGCGCCTGCTGCCCCCGCAGCGACCGCAGGCGCGGGACGTCCGCGCGTCCCCGCTGCTGAACTGCTCCCGATCCAGAGTTTCGAGGTGAGCAAGTTCAAGGTGGCCGGGATCATCGCCGGACTCCGAGAGAACAAGGCGCTGGTGATCGACCCCACCGGGAAGGGATACGTTGTGCAGGTAGGAATGCAGATAGGCAACGCCAACGGCCGTATTTCCAGGATCACCGCCTCGACGGTGGAGGTTGTGGAGAGAAGCGGTCGCAAGAGTAAAACCATCGTGCTTACGCTGGCCAAGAAAAGGTAA
- a CDS encoding type 4a pilus biogenesis protein PilO: MDPQIEKLLKLPTKEKVALMVLLLLLEGAGLYYGLLSPRIEEQKQLKAKHEELQKQIEENRRIANNLPRFKAEYEQLKRDLDNALTELPNQKEIPSLLTSISNLGKGAGLEFLLFRPKPEVPKDFYAEVPVDISVSGTYYNVADFFVAVGKLPRIVNITNVNFSDIKETGGRTTLKVNCLATTFRFLDAKEAKNANAKANPNANKPK, from the coding sequence ATGGATCCACAGATAGAGAAATTGCTGAAGCTGCCGACCAAGGAAAAGGTCGCGCTCATGGTCCTGCTGCTGCTCCTTGAGGGAGCGGGGCTTTATTACGGTCTGCTCAGCCCGCGGATCGAGGAGCAGAAGCAGCTGAAGGCCAAGCACGAGGAACTGCAAAAGCAGATCGAGGAGAACCGGCGTATCGCGAACAACCTGCCGCGGTTCAAGGCCGAGTATGAACAGCTCAAGCGCGACCTGGACAACGCCCTGACCGAACTGCCGAACCAGAAAGAGATCCCTTCCCTGCTGACCAGCATCTCCAATCTGGGCAAGGGGGCCGGACTCGAGTTTCTCCTGTTCCGGCCCAAGCCGGAAGTCCCCAAAGACTTCTACGCGGAGGTGCCGGTCGACATCTCCGTCTCAGGGACCTACTACAACGTTGCCGATTTCTTCGTCGCGGTGGGCAAACTCCCCCGCATCGTCAACATCACCAACGTGAACTTCAGCGATATAAAGGAAACCGGCGGACGGACCACGCTCAAGGTGAACTGCCTGGCCACGACCTTCCGGTTCCTTGATGCGAAAGAGGCCAAGAATGCCAATGCCAAAGCCAATCCCAATGCTAATAAACCGAAATAG
- a CDS encoding PilN domain-containing protein — translation MIKINLLPLRTSKKKETMRQQITILVIALVALLAVGVGAWVYLRSQISTLKTEISSSEAELATLKTKIGVIDNLKKLQADVKKKLDVLNRLRRGKTGPASRLAALSETVPDKLWLTKYTETGNSVSLGGGAMSEDLIAVFMKSLQASGSFGNVELVVSEQAEIGGVKYKRFDLAFQILDQKP, via the coding sequence ATGATCAAGATAAACCTCCTCCCGCTGAGAACGTCGAAGAAGAAGGAAACGATGCGGCAGCAGATCACCATTTTGGTGATCGCCCTGGTCGCATTGCTCGCCGTCGGAGTGGGCGCGTGGGTGTACCTGCGCAGCCAGATCAGCACCCTCAAGACGGAGATCAGTTCCTCTGAAGCCGAACTCGCCACCTTGAAGACGAAGATCGGCGTCATCGACAACCTGAAGAAGCTGCAGGCCGACGTCAAAAAGAAGCTCGATGTCCTGAACAGGCTGCGCCGCGGCAAGACCGGTCCCGCCTCCAGGCTCGCCGCCCTCTCCGAAACGGTGCCCGACAAACTGTGGCTCACCAAGTACACAGAGACCGGCAACAGCGTGTCGCTGGGTGGTGGCGCAATGAGCGAGGATCTCATCGCGGTCTTCATGAAAAGCCTGCAGGCTTCCGGTTCTTTCGGCAACGTGGAGCTGGTGGTCAGCGAACAGGCCGAAATTGGCGGTGTCAAGTACAAGCGTTTCGATCTGGCTTTCCAGATCCTGGACCAGAAGCCGTAG
- the pilM gene encoding type IV pilus biogenesis protein PilM gives MLFSKKKDIVGVDIGSSAVKLVQLRPAKGGFQLVKIGILPLPAEAIVDNTLMDSSSIVETVKQLLDTLGVKAKEAVCSISGNSVIIRKISLPVMPVEELEDQIHWEAEQYIPFDINDVNVDFQILSPDEQDPSKMNVLLVASKKDIINDYISVFAEAGLKLVVVDVDSFAVQNAFELNYLVEPDQVVALVNIGASIFNLNIVRDGVSLFTRDVQMGGNLYTEEVQKQFGISSGEAEEMKLAAGHSEDPRLSEVLQRVNDTIALEMRRSLDFYNSTAGDERITKVFLSGGAAKTLHLMDAVQQRLALPVEILNPLAQVAVNEKEFDRRYLEEIAPLMSVAVGLATRRAGDK, from the coding sequence ATGCTTTTCTCCAAGAAGAAGGACATAGTAGGGGTCGACATCGGATCGAGCGCCGTGAAGCTCGTTCAACTGCGCCCGGCCAAAGGGGGCTTCCAGCTGGTGAAGATCGGCATCCTGCCGCTGCCGGCCGAGGCCATCGTCGACAACACCCTGATGGACAGCTCTTCGATCGTCGAGACGGTCAAGCAGCTTCTGGACACCCTGGGAGTAAAGGCCAAAGAGGCGGTCTGCTCCATCTCGGGCAACTCGGTCATCATCCGGAAGATCTCGCTGCCGGTGATGCCCGTCGAGGAACTTGAGGACCAGATCCACTGGGAGGCGGAGCAGTACATTCCCTTCGACATCAACGATGTCAATGTCGACTTCCAGATTCTCTCCCCCGATGAGCAGGACCCCTCCAAGATGAACGTCCTGCTGGTCGCCAGCAAAAAGGACATCATCAACGACTACATATCCGTTTTTGCGGAGGCCGGGCTGAAGCTGGTGGTGGTCGATGTCGATTCCTTCGCCGTACAAAACGCCTTCGAACTGAATTACCTGGTAGAGCCGGACCAGGTGGTGGCGCTGGTCAACATAGGCGCCAGCATCTTCAACCTGAACATCGTCAGGGACGGGGTCTCCCTGTTCACCCGGGACGTCCAGATGGGGGGCAACCTCTACACCGAGGAGGTTCAGAAGCAGTTCGGCATCAGCAGTGGTGAGGCCGAGGAGATGAAGCTGGCCGCAGGACACTCGGAGGACCCGCGCCTGAGCGAGGTGCTGCAGCGGGTCAATGACACCATCGCCCTGGAGATGCGCCGCTCCCTGGACTTCTACAACTCCACCGCCGGCGACGAGCGCATCACCAAGGTCTTTCTAAGCGGCGGTGCGGCCAAGACGCTGCACTTGATGGATGCGGTGCAGCAGCGGCTGGCGCTCCCGGTGGAGATCTTGAACCCGCTCGCCCAGGTCGCCGTGAACGAGAAGGAATTCGATCGCAGGTACCTTGAGGAGATCGCCCCGCTCATGTCGGTAGCGGTGGGGCTCGCTACGAGGAGGGCTGGAGACAAATGA
- a CDS encoding helix-turn-helix transcriptional regulator, which produces MIMNSVKKLREERLMSKAELARLAGVSPITIDRIERGEDCRMETKRKILLALGFSLSDKNKVFQD; this is translated from the coding sequence ATGATCATGAACAGCGTCAAGAAACTTCGGGAAGAACGCCTGATGAGCAAGGCCGAGCTGGCGCGGCTGGCCGGGGTGTCGCCGATCACCATCGACCGGATCGAACGGGGTGAGGACTGCAGGATGGAGACCAAGCGCAAGATCCTGCTTGCTCTTGGGTTTTCCCTCTCCGACAAAAACAAGGTATTCCAGGACTAG
- a CDS encoding pilus assembly protein PilX, which translates to MKKLRSETGAALVTALMLTTLSLVIAMALLATIIAGTHVAASQKRYHSSLTAAQGGVDLFTREILPRLFQADYDTADFQRDFPNLDLKVTLGACLQQKLILPAAAWTSCNNAQTSADPVQAPDLSFRLAGVPPAVGFKIDTKIVDTAPGNTDRSGYYLLDAGGAVAAQDDVIRPQHIPAMYHVRVQGMREETGMQEKARLSVLYAY; encoded by the coding sequence ATGAAGAAGCTTCGCTCCGAAACGGGCGCTGCCCTGGTCACGGCGCTGATGCTTACCACGCTATCACTGGTGATCGCAATGGCGCTTCTCGCGACAATCATCGCAGGAACGCATGTCGCCGCGAGTCAAAAGCGCTACCATAGCTCCCTTACGGCCGCGCAGGGAGGAGTCGATCTGTTCACCCGCGAGATCCTGCCCAGGCTGTTTCAAGCCGACTACGATACGGCGGATTTTCAGCGGGACTTTCCAAACCTGGACCTGAAGGTCACCCTTGGGGCATGCCTGCAGCAAAAACTCATCCTGCCTGCTGCCGCCTGGACCAGTTGCAACAATGCCCAAACCAGCGCAGATCCGGTTCAGGCGCCGGACCTCTCCTTCCGGTTGGCGGGTGTGCCGCCCGCAGTGGGGTTCAAAATCGACACCAAGATCGTAGACACGGCTCCCGGCAATACCGACCGCAGCGGCTACTACCTGTTGGATGCGGGGGGAGCGGTGGCGGCCCAGGATGACGTGATCCGGCCGCAGCACATTCCCGCCATGTACCATGTCCGCGTTCAGGGGATGCGTGAAGAGACGGGGATGCAGGAGAAGGCGCGGCTTTCAGTGCTCTACGCCTATTGA
- a CDS encoding PulJ/GspJ family protein, which yields MVMLIFAVVMTLISSSFTNIVRSSSQLGKRVETDIGGLIGLELMRGDLELAGIGLPYALPSAINYTEAPDSLQLVPGYPETQAYKYNDGPAPVAPFAYRIGSNIGFNGSDYLVVKGTPLGASRVCRSWCYLNYSSRTSPSRVEPELKLGGRDRAIVLRTGVGADGSPTRELVANGRNFTFFLDKILDREFAPKQRGDSHLVYGVELGDSGGTWLNYPFNRSDYFIRRSEISPLCNEGTGTLYKTTINQNGSPTKYPILDCAADMQVVLYLDTNRDGVDDYHSDSLESVLKAEELREQLKEVRVYILAQEGKKDPGYQYPVSSPDRAILVGDPELDDSLGHVWSAPTMSATFGAQWRNYRWKVYTIVVKPKNL from the coding sequence GTGGTCATGCTGATCTTCGCCGTCGTGATGACGTTGATCAGCAGCTCCTTTACCAACATCGTCCGCAGCTCCAGCCAACTTGGCAAGCGGGTCGAGACGGACATCGGGGGGCTGATCGGCCTGGAACTCATGCGCGGCGACCTGGAACTGGCCGGGATCGGCCTCCCTTATGCCTTGCCGTCGGCTATCAACTACACCGAGGCCCCGGACAGCTTGCAACTCGTGCCGGGCTATCCCGAGACCCAGGCATACAAATATAATGACGGTCCCGCCCCTGTCGCCCCGTTTGCCTACCGCATCGGCAGCAATATCGGCTTCAACGGCTCCGATTATCTTGTGGTCAAAGGGACTCCTCTGGGAGCCAGCAGGGTCTGCCGAAGTTGGTGCTACCTGAACTACAGTTCGAGGACTTCACCCTCGCGCGTGGAGCCGGAATTGAAACTAGGCGGCAGGGACCGTGCCATCGTGCTGCGGACTGGTGTCGGCGCAGACGGCAGCCCAACCCGGGAGCTTGTGGCAAACGGACGTAATTTCACCTTTTTTCTCGACAAGATACTGGATCGTGAGTTCGCACCGAAGCAAAGAGGTGACAGCCACTTGGTGTATGGCGTAGAGCTCGGGGACAGCGGGGGCACGTGGCTCAATTATCCGTTTAACCGCTCCGACTACTTTATCCGCAGATCGGAGATCTCGCCGCTGTGCAACGAGGGAACCGGTACGCTCTATAAGACGACTATCAACCAGAACGGATCCCCGACGAAATACCCCATACTGGATTGTGCTGCCGATATGCAGGTCGTGCTCTATCTGGATACCAACCGGGACGGGGTTGACGACTACCATTCGGACTCCCTCGAAAGCGTCTTGAAGGCGGAGGAGCTGCGCGAGCAACTGAAGGAGGTACGCGTGTACATCCTGGCTCAGGAGGGGAAGAAGGATCCGGGATACCAGTACCCGGTGTCGTCCCCGGACCGTGCCATTCTGGTGGGGGACCCGGAGCTGGATGATTCACTCGGGCACGTCTGGAGCGCCCCGACCATGAGCGCCACTTTCGGCGCACAGTGGCGCAACTACCGGTGGAAAGTCTACACCATCGTGGTGAAGCCCAAAAACCTGTAG
- a CDS encoding type IV pilus modification PilV family protein has product MAMLVMTVGLLGLLQSVNVAYQQNLKDQLRKEAVQVAEARMHDWCREPFDRITSAGTATIYESHEKVVGGTRWQYEVSRKLQPVGTATKKLCVGVIWSIRGTKNSHEIFVLRTRRKGE; this is encoded by the coding sequence ATGGCAATGCTGGTCATGACCGTCGGCTTGCTGGGACTGCTGCAGTCGGTTAACGTCGCCTATCAGCAAAACCTGAAGGACCAGTTGCGCAAAGAAGCTGTCCAAGTGGCGGAAGCCCGCATGCACGACTGGTGCAGGGAGCCTTTTGACCGCATTACCAGTGCCGGTACCGCTACCATCTATGAAAGCCATGAAAAGGTGGTCGGCGGAACCCGCTGGCAGTACGAGGTCAGCCGCAAGCTGCAGCCGGTCGGAACGGCCACCAAGAAACTGTGTGTCGGCGTGATCTGGTCGATCAGGGGCACGAAGAACAGCCATGAGATCTTTGTGCTGAGGACGAGGAGGAAAGGAGAATGA
- a CDS encoding pilus assembly FimT family protein, with product MWSRGLSLVEMVVVIAIVTILATVGTYFFNKQQKGFPMEAQTRLIFSELLEARARAIYQRRGTRVKLYADRFEVYSSQQDGGRVAPVRTLLFTYPVTSSVDLADGSDIDFEETGISFVGLSTICLESVSGYGGVDSVIVATTRVSIGKKDKGDDCKPENITLK from the coding sequence ATGTGGTCACGCGGCTTGTCCCTTGTCGAGATGGTGGTTGTGATCGCCATCGTGACCATCTTGGCCACCGTCGGCACCTACTTCTTTAACAAGCAGCAGAAGGGCTTTCCGATGGAGGCCCAGACACGACTGATCTTCTCCGAACTCCTCGAGGCGCGGGCCCGGGCCATCTACCAGAGAAGAGGGACGCGGGTCAAGCTCTACGCAGACCGCTTCGAAGTTTATTCGTCACAGCAGGACGGTGGCAGGGTTGCCCCCGTGCGAACCCTCCTGTTCACGTATCCCGTCACCTCGAGCGTCGATCTTGCCGACGGCAGCGACATCGACTTCGAGGAAACCGGAATCAGTTTTGTCGGATTGAGTACCATCTGCCTTGAATCTGTTTCCGGCTACGGCGGAGTCGACAGTGTCATCGTTGCCACCACGAGGGTGAGCATCGGCAAGAAGGATAAGGGCGATGACTGCAAACCCGAAAATATCACACTCAAGTAG
- a CDS encoding pilus assembly protein PilX, producing the protein MTALMFTLICLGIVAALMQMLLLQTKLSAVEKNYRNSLEAAYGGTELVTKEFIPKLFTNYSTSIGPLLAAYGTGTGYSNIGLQASSGLRTKLGSATSDWGSLSKTLDAKDTPDLQFLLKGTGTNGNFKVYAKIVDTVPGNSDTTGIDYLDSGVGVAGIGSGIAPKHNPALYSVEVTGERAVNPKEKAQLSVLYAF; encoded by the coding sequence GTGACGGCACTTATGTTCACCCTCATCTGCCTGGGGATCGTTGCGGCGCTGATGCAGATGCTACTTTTGCAGACCAAGCTCTCTGCCGTGGAAAAGAACTATCGCAACTCGCTTGAGGCGGCCTACGGCGGCACAGAGCTGGTCACCAAGGAGTTCATCCCCAAGCTGTTCACCAACTACTCGACCAGTATCGGCCCCTTGCTGGCCGCCTACGGGACGGGGACCGGCTACAGCAATATCGGTCTCCAGGCGAGCAGCGGGCTGCGGACCAAGTTGGGCAGCGCCACCAGTGACTGGGGCTCCCTCTCGAAGACCCTGGACGCAAAGGATACACCGGACCTGCAGTTTCTTCTCAAGGGGACCGGTACCAACGGCAACTTCAAGGTCTACGCCAAGATCGTCGACACGGTCCCCGGGAACTCAGATACGACCGGCATCGATTACCTCGACAGCGGCGTCGGCGTTGCCGGTATCGGCTCCGGTATCGCCCCCAAGCATAACCCTGCGCTCTACAGCGTCGAGGTCACTGGGGAGAGGGCGGTTAACCCCAAGGAGAAGGCGCAGCTCTCAGTGTTATACGCCTTCTAA
- a CDS encoding prepilin-type N-terminal cleavage/methylation domain-containing protein translates to MLKGKQGYSLVELIVVMAIFTIIITVATAGFRTVLTQVGQQSKLMETDIGSIVGLELLRSDLQGTGYGLPWGLQNTPAGYTELTTTEPTGQPPTNATFWPSGVNPRSYNDAAGVPRAVQSGNTTFNIKDGVGSQYLVLKSLTVAGSATAAQKKWLSVSFDETNNRKAPLWNDPASIRNFSANDRVIVLRNTFSNNTPSRQLQVNETTGAYSTTFSNYSALTIPHSSGDMFQVYGVDAATDLRMPFNRADYYVRTPTTMPPACAPNTGVLYKAVVKQAASGGFSEIPLLDCVADMQVVYGVGPSGSGDINFRQTTLPGTGSAQDIRQQLKEIRVYVLAHVGKKDTGYNYPSTTIDVGERFAGSLLGRSFDLEHLIGGDWRNYRWKVYPIVVRPQNLIQ, encoded by the coding sequence ATGTTGAAAGGGAAACAGGGGTACTCACTGGTCGAACTCATCGTGGTTATGGCGATCTTCACCATCATCATAACCGTGGCCACGGCCGGCTTCAGGACTGTGCTCACCCAGGTGGGACAGCAGAGCAAGCTGATGGAGACCGATATCGGGAGCATCGTCGGGCTGGAACTGCTCCGCTCCGACCTGCAGGGGACCGGGTACGGGCTGCCGTGGGGCTTGCAGAACACGCCGGCCGGTTACACCGAATTGACCACGACCGAGCCCACCGGGCAGCCCCCGACCAACGCGACCTTCTGGCCTTCGGGTGTGAACCCGCGCAGCTACAACGACGCCGCCGGGGTGCCGCGTGCGGTGCAAAGCGGCAACACCACCTTCAACATCAAGGACGGGGTGGGGTCGCAGTATCTCGTGCTGAAATCTTTGACCGTCGCCGGGTCAGCCACCGCGGCGCAGAAGAAATGGCTCTCGGTGAGCTTCGACGAGACCAACAACAGGAAGGCTCCGCTTTGGAACGATCCTGCCAGTATCCGCAACTTCAGCGCTAACGACCGTGTCATCGTGCTCAGGAACACCTTCAGCAACAACACCCCGAGCAGGCAGCTGCAGGTGAACGAAACCACCGGCGCCTACTCGACCACCTTTTCGAACTACTCCGCCCTGACCATTCCGCATTCTTCCGGGGACATGTTCCAGGTCTACGGGGTGGATGCCGCGACCGATCTGCGCATGCCGTTCAACCGCGCGGACTACTACGTGAGAACTCCAACGACGATGCCGCCGGCCTGCGCACCGAACACCGGCGTTCTCTACAAGGCCGTCGTGAAACAGGCGGCTAGCGGCGGCTTCAGCGAGATTCCACTGCTGGACTGCGTGGCCGATATGCAGGTCGTCTACGGGGTCGGCCCCTCGGGCAGCGGCGACATCAACTTCCGCCAGACCACCCTTCCCGGGACGGGAAGCGCCCAGGACATCCGGCAGCAGTTAAAGGAGATCAGGGTCTACGTCCTGGCGCATGTGGGCAAGAAGGACACCGGCTACAACTACCCGAGCACCACGATAGATGTGGGTGAAAGGTTCGCAGGGAGCCTGCTGGGGAGGAGCTTCGATCTCGAGCACCTGATAGGGGGCGACTGGCGGAACTACCGCTGGAAGGTGTATCCCATCGTGGTGCGGCCGCAGAACCTCATTCAGTAA
- a CDS encoding type IV pilus modification PilV family protein — translation MRQPTSLKNNSGFTLVELLVAMIIIAVGMFGVLQTINVSLQHNLQNEVRNEAVRIGQKYMADLRAKTFDAYSTPYTTFTENGKVRGVSKPYTVERTSQVLATDGTQPSTRQLMVTVRWSFKNSNYVNEVVTVVARP, via the coding sequence GTGCGCCAGCCAACATCACTCAAAAATAACAGCGGCTTTACCCTGGTAGAGCTGTTGGTTGCCATGATCATCATTGCCGTCGGCATGTTCGGCGTGCTGCAGACGATCAACGTCTCCCTGCAGCACAACCTACAGAACGAGGTGCGCAACGAGGCGGTGCGCATCGGTCAGAAGTACATGGCCGACCTCAGGGCGAAGACCTTCGACGCCTACTCAACTCCCTACACGACGTTCACCGAGAACGGGAAGGTCAGGGGGGTGAGCAAGCCGTACACCGTGGAACGGACCTCCCAAGTGCTGGCAACCGACGGCACACAGCCCAGCACCCGGCAGCTCATGGTCACCGTCAGGTGGTCGTTCAAGAACTCGAACTACGTAAACGAGGTGGTCACCGTGGTGGCCAGGCCGTGA